CTTTGTGTCTCCACTGCATCTACTGCTGTTTAGTAGATCAGGCAATGAATGTTTTGGTGTTCTCTTTGATCAGGAACTGCAGAGGGGAACTTGGTGGAAGCTGAAGCTCTGCTGGAGCCATACCAACAGAAATACCCCAAAGTAAGTAAACTGCGAACACAACTACACAAACAGTCGTCTAAGTAAACTAGGCTGTGATTAAAGAAGATGAACAAAGAACTAcatcatgtttgtttatttttctttagggTTCCATAATCCTCTTCTACTCTGCTCGCATTGCCGCGCTGCGAGGAAACTTTGAGAAggtttgtctgtctttttatACCTTCAGTAATAAAGTCCTAAATCCTTAGGTTGAAACGCTAGGTTTCAGCATAAGGATTTCAGCAAATTTATCAGCTTAACAAAGACATAAAATTGTACTATGTCCTACTTTATGTGGAATTAAAATGAAGTATGTAGaagtctttcccttttcactgGTTTTTACTATCACTCTGTACTTCCTTTACAAACCTAAGCAGCAGATCTAAgtgttctttgtttcttttaggCTCGGGCCAGGTACGAGGAGTGTGTGAGCAGCCAGCAGGAGTGGAAGCAGATTCACCACTTGTGTTACTGGGAGCTTATGTGGACTCACTCTTACCAGCAGGAGTGGGAACAGGCGTACCACTACGCTGACTTGCTGTGCAAGGAGAGTCGCTGGTCCAAGGTacacttaaaagaaaaatagaggtgTTCCATATATCAAGGGCAAAAATTGAACCATAAAAGTCAGTGTTTGTTCACTATAATTCACTATAATACTTCCTCTCTGCAGGCTATCTATGTTTACCAGAAGGCAGCCATTTTAAGCATGATGTcagaggaggagctgaagaagacGGGGGAGAATGTTGTGGAGCTCTTCAGGTCAGCCTGTtctgtacatttattttttaaacatcctGAGCTGAATCAACCTACGTGAAGTAAATTTGAAATAAACATCAAATTCTGTAATTCTGTAAATTTACACCTTCAAGTCAGTATTTCAGAAGGTAGAGCCGGGCCATGTTTAAGGTCAGGATTAGCAGTAAGATAATTTataggtgtatgtgtgtgtgtaggcaggTGGAGGGGCTGAAACAGCGCCTGGCTGGGAAGTCCATTCCAACTGAAAAATTTGCAGTGAGGAAGTCCAGGCGTTACAAAGCTGCTAACCCCATCCCCCTGGTCATCCCTTTGCTGGTATACAAACATTCATATGCACCTAATAAACTGACTACTTTGAAAGTGTTTAGTTGAGTCTGATGAACTCTAAATGAGCTGGAAGTGAAACATAATGGACAATTGTTGTCTCTTTTAGGAGATGATGTACGTTTGGAATGGTTTCACCATCGTTGGAAAGCGAGCTGACTGTACCGAGTCCCTGCTGGTAACCATAGAAAAGGCAGAGGAACAGCTTCGCAATGACCCCAGTGAGCTCAACACTGCACCTCTGCTACTAACACTACTGATAACACTGTGTACTGCCAATAGTATCATATGAAAGTAAAACAAGAGTTCCACAGGGCTCTGTCCTGGGCCTGCTTCTATTTTGCTTATGTTAGTGATTTCAAGTCTGAATACATCTTAGTCTTTCATCTGTATAACGTTTAATAGCATTAAATGCTtgcatatgtttttatttatgatgtgacacaggacagaaacAGCTGAATGATTTCTCAGGTGTTCAGAGACATACTGGCTGCTCAAATCCATCTAAATATAGTCACATTGATTTGGCGGCGTTTCATAATAAAgatggacaatgacccaaatTATATAGCCGggagtttattaaagcaaagaagttgaatattcttgaatggccaagtcagtcacctgatcttaacACAGTTAAACATGCATTTCACTTGTTGAAGAATAAACTTCAGACAGAAAGgtccacaaacaaacagcaactgaaagccGCTGCAGTAAAGGTCTGGCAGAGGATCTAAAATTTATGCaatcttttaaaataaacttaaaataaacatggtaatgtacagaaccaaaatgagaaaaaagtctCTGTCTAAAGATTTATGGACCTTAGTGTATGTTCAAGAAATACATTTGATATGATTCAAACTGTGTGGCCTTCTCTTTCAAGGTTCAGTGTGCTGTGCATTTAGAGATGCTATTATGCATAACATGGATGTAACATGTGATTATTTGTAGCCTTCCTATCTGCTCCTCTGACTGTGACgttaacaaggcattttcacccagagaaatgCCACTCATGAGATATTTTCGTTTTCAAACCATTCTTTGTAAACTCCAAATAGAATAAAATCCAACTAGATCAGTAGTTTTTGAAATCCTCAGACCAACCCACCaggtcacttaaatcacctttcagATCCATCAGAGTTTCACACAGATGACAGCTGTCTGGTCCAGATGTTGAAGGGACTCTGCCTGAAGCACCTGGGCAGGTTACTGCAGGCTGAGCTGTGCTTCACACAGGTGCTCTCCAGGTAACTCAAGCACAGATACGAACACAAAAGCATGCAGACAAACTTGTGTAGGCACTTAATGCTGTTGTTTATCTTCTGAAACGAGAGATAATACTTTAATGTGCTTTACTTTCAGTGAGGGTCGGATCAGATATGATCACTACTTGATTCCTTTCACCCTTTACGAGTTGGGTCTGCTGTATAAACAACAGGGAGACTTCCTTAAGGCCACCACCTACATCGAAAACGCCAAGTAAGTTCTGCCTAAACACCTTTGTGGTATAAATACTATACTTTTATCCAAATTTACATGTGTTTATAAACTCATATTTATTTCTGCATACCTTCGTATCAGTTGATACATCTCCATATAGGCTTATATAATTAAATACCTCTTTCACGTATGTTATACTCTATATAAGCCATTCCCAAACAGACTGCTCTAGCCCAAGCTGTAATGTGAAAATCTTCTGGTGCCCACCTAAACCTTTAGTCTTATCTCTGCTGATCAAACAAGCAGaatatgtttcctgtttatttaaatttgttcattttaattaCTTCTGCCACCTGACAGTCATGCCTCCATTTATATACCATtcaaattaattttcatgaatAGGCCAGAAACACAAGAATAGTTGTAATCATGGCtttgtataaaatgtaaatatctaATGCAAATTCTACTATAACCCCAGTTACAGTATGTGCTGGGATGCCGTCaaaaagtttaataaaaactaaatgcaATGATTGGAAATCTTATAAACACAAattttattcacagtagaaTATATAAGACATATCAAATGtgtaaactgagaaaatgacaaaaaaattcCATTTGTAGGcaacaaaatgtctcaaaaaaGTTGTAACTAAAGAGAAATGCATGGAGGAACATTTTGTAACTAAATAGGTGTGAAATGGCAACAAGTTAGTAACATAACTGGGTATAAAAATATCAGCGCAGAGCATCAGGGATTCTCTCTAAAGTTCAAAATTAgcaagtgtttttcttgaaATGCTACATTTTCCCAgtttaaccattttttttttctatgctctATATGCTTGCATATACATATCATAAACCTCTCTGCACATATTTTATAACTCTAGTTATGAAGCCTTTGTATAAAAGTAAATACATGGTATGATTCCCACATTCTCCCTCTGCAACAACTCAGATACCTGTAACCTGCATAGGTGTGCTTGTTGTGAAAACATTACAGTATGTTACATTGGAAATTTACAACCATAACTTCAACTATGCAGACAGGAAAAACAGCATTGTTTAGCatgcacaaaatgcacaaaGCGAGGTGGTTTAGAAACAAATATGAACCAAACAAAATGTACTGCACGGGCAGGATTGCGAAACATGTTTATTTGAGATTCTGATTGTGTGTCATCATTAGGACAAACTACAAGGACTACTCCATGGAGTCCAGACTGCACTTCAGGATCCACGCAGCCCTTAACAGCCTCAAAGGATCACCTGCTGGCACCCCATAATAGGCAAAAAAACCTGATTTAGACTGCAgctgtttgttcagtttgttcagcTGGAGTGAAGAAAGAagtggaggtgtgtttgggtttTAAGATTACACATCCACCTgggtatttctttttttttgttcagacttatgttttacattttttatttatttttgtgcagtTTGGAAAGATGGGATTATAATTACTTGCACATGCACTTCTACCAGTTAAAATAAAGACTTTACTGGTAGATAGAGCAATTGTTCAATCAATACAGGTTTATTTGTAACTTAAAAATTCATACAGGCTCTTTTTGAGTCCACACGGCTCTTTCACTCAGAGACACTTTGCATAGGAGAAAAACTATGAAGTCCTCAGATTCCATAGGTAATATCTAATTGGAGTGCTGCATCTTTTCATGTAAAAGCACAAGTTAAAAAACTAGAGATTATATGTCAGACCACAAGAGGGACCCAATGACTGACAAATCATCTAGGAAATCCAGTCAACAGGTTTATCAAGTTCTCTTTTGCAGCTCCATATTAGTTTCCTTGCATTTCTCTGTCTGAATGGACCCAAAATTTAAATCTACTGTCtatgatttcagtttttcatcaaGGAAGacatatataattttttttttttttttttttttttttttttttttttagggctgAATCATAAACAGGAAGACAGATGTGCAAACTGCTAAAGATGAACACTAGGAACACACCGCTCATCTTTAgcagtttattttctttctgcattttctttgcctttttctttACCTACATGCCACACGTGCACGTGATGCACAAATGTGTCCGTGCATAAGCAATCACAGCCTTCTCACCGACTGTGGcttaaacaggaaacacagacacGGCGTAGAACACTCATTCCAAGCTCACACAGACTGGGCAATATGCAGATTTAAAAGAACAACACAGTAATGGCTGTAAACGCACACATTTAGCAGCAATACAAACAAATCTGTGCTGTTAGTAAGTTCTGAGTTATTCTGTCGGTATGTGAGAGTCCATGTTCTATGTCTCAAACGCAGAGCAGCTTTGGTGGCAGGGATTGTCTCTTAAGAAGCCTGAAATAAAAAGttgaaaagcaaaacaatctAACAGTTAATTTATCTgttatgttgattttttttttaagtttctgtTTTGTCTACCACTACAAATCCATCCATGAGTTTAAAAAATCCTTACCTGTGATGAAATGCTCCTTTATATAGCCCCTCAGTTCATCTTGAATCTGAAACAAGTCATTTGAGATCTCgacgtctttttttctttacttctcAAATCAGAGCAAACTGTCATAATAGTcgttttgtatgtttttgacAAAAAGCTAGACAGAGCTAGACATTAATCGCTTTCCAGTAAGCTACGGTACTGCATAATCTGTCCATCTTCTGATGCTGTGATATATGATAGTTTGCCATGTGGAACTGTTACTTTCTAGTTAAGACACACTAGTCTGGGGGAAGGTGTTGAAAGATCATCCAAGGAGAGTCCCCTGGAAATACCTAagaataatttaattaaagaaaacCGCAAAGTACGGACCAAACCATGGACTGATGACTTCCTACACTCCCTTTAAGTAAGCAAACTACTTTggccaaaaacacacacaatgctAATACTACTGATAATATTAATCCtccttcctcccaccgtccaaagacatgcagtttgaggggataggttaattggataatccaaattgtcactaggtgtgaatgtgtgagcgtgaatggttgtctgtccctgtgtgttggccctgcgacagactggcgacctgtccagggtgtaccccgcctttcgccctatgacagctgggataggctccagcgccccccgcgaccctggaaaggataagcggaagcgaatggatggatggatggacaataCTCATAATAATAAATATCCTAAAAACAGTTTTCTTGACATCAACATTCGCCATTAACACCCTCAGATAACCTGTTCCAAAATCTTAGTCTAGTGCTTACTttgaaatat
The sequence above is a segment of the Oreochromis aureus strain Israel breed Guangdong linkage group 3, ZZ_aureus, whole genome shotgun sequence genome. Coding sequences within it:
- the LOC116335907 gene encoding tetratricopeptide repeat protein 39B, coding for MAHVGNGAAAEEEDCFEDAFDRIPAAGNMDLQTAIQETQCALNLVLNNKFSQALDLLKPWWRDSMYHALGYSSILVMQATMTFEHRDIQTAMATIKEALHTCQRFRKKNSMVGSLSGLISKQSNLQEGEMHAELCYAECLLQKATLTFVQDENMISFIKGGIKIRTSYQIYKDCQNVLNVTQDLASQSDSFRQFEGGVKLGIGSFNLMLSLLPQRILRLLEFIGFSGNRGFGLSQLREGASSHSLRSILCVLTLLFYHTYVSLILGTAEGNLVEAEALLEPYQQKYPKGSIILFYSARIAALRGNFEKARARYEECVSSQQEWKQIHHLCYWELMWTHSYQQEWEQAYHYADLLCKESRWSKAIYVYQKAAILSMMSEEELKKTGENVVELFRQVEGLKQRLAGKSIPTEKFAVRKSRRYKAANPIPLVIPLLEMMYVWNGFTIVGKRADCTESLLVTIEKAEEQLRNDPNPSEFHTDDSCLVQMLKGLCLKHLGRLLQAELCFTQVLSSEGRIRYDHYLIPFTLYELGLLYKQQGDFLKATTYIENAKTNYKDYSMESRLHFRIHAALNSLKGSPAGTP